A single genomic interval of Candidatus Bipolaricaulis anaerobius harbors:
- a CDS encoding glycosyltransferase family 4 protein produces the protein MKIGIFTDTYTPDSNGVVTVVRLMERELRKGGHEVRIFAPAHPEVREKREDVYRFRSVRFILYKGLRVALPYNRRAFAALKDLDIVHSHDPFSVGLVGFWASLRYGIPHVHTYHTQYVEYRKYLPYPFRPSRQVVERLSRMLCNRCDAVIAPSSHIERELRRYGVKVPVHVLPFGVDEEAYTRPPTWDVRQALGLPPSSEILLYVGRLGWEKNIEFLIRSFRRIARERSGAWLVLVGDGPHRPKLEGLVRELGLSERVVFVGYLPWERLIDPYRQATLFVFASKTETQGLVVMEAMMGGTPPVAVEAMGVADLIVSEETGLLVREDEAAFADACLSLLADEERRKEMGERARRWAAAHSARASVARLMEIYEGLRREWARRHTCAQIAGPMA, from the coding sequence ATGAAGATCGGGATCTTCACGGATACCTACACGCCGGACTCGAATGGGGTGGTCACCGTGGTCCGGCTCATGGAGCGCGAACTGAGGAAAGGGGGCCACGAGGTCCGCATATTCGCCCCCGCCCATCCCGAAGTGCGGGAGAAGAGGGAGGATGTGTACCGCTTTCGCTCGGTGCGGTTCATCCTCTACAAGGGGTTGCGGGTCGCCCTCCCCTACAACCGCCGGGCCTTCGCGGCCCTGAAGGACCTGGACATCGTGCATAGCCACGACCCCTTCTCCGTGGGACTGGTTGGGTTCTGGGCTTCTCTCCGCTATGGGATACCCCATGTGCACACCTACCACACCCAATACGTGGAGTACCGCAAGTACTTGCCCTATCCCTTTCGCCCGTCGCGCCAGGTGGTGGAACGGCTCAGCCGCATGCTCTGCAATCGCTGTGATGCCGTGATCGCTCCCTCCAGTCACATTGAGCGCGAGCTGCGCCGGTACGGGGTCAAGGTCCCTGTCCATGTCCTTCCGTTTGGAGTGGATGAGGAGGCGTACACCCGTCCCCCGACGTGGGACGTTCGCCAAGCCCTCGGGCTCCCCCCAAGCTCGGAGATCCTCCTCTATGTGGGGAGGCTAGGGTGGGAGAAGAACATCGAGTTCCTGATCCGGTCCTTCCGCCGGATCGCCAGGGAGCGTTCCGGGGCGTGGCTGGTGCTTGTCGGGGATGGCCCCCACCGCCCGAAGCTGGAGGGACTCGTACGTGAGCTGGGGTTGAGCGAGCGGGTGGTGTTCGTCGGTTACCTCCCGTGGGAGCGCTTGATCGATCCCTACCGTCAGGCCACGCTGTTCGTGTTCGCCTCGAAGACGGAGACCCAGGGGCTGGTGGTGATGGAGGCGATGATGGGCGGGACCCCTCCGGTCGCGGTGGAGGCGATGGGGGTGGCGGATCTGATCGTCTCGGAGGAGACAGGGCTGCTCGTTCGGGAGGATGAAGCCGCGTTCGCTGACGCGTGTCTGTCCCTCCTCGCGGACGAGGAGCGGCGGAAGGAGATGGGGGAGAGGGCGCGGAGATGGGCGGCAGCGCACAGCGCCCGGGCGTCGGTGGCCCGGTTGATGGAGATCTACGAGGGCCTCCGGAGGGAGTGGGCCAGAAGGCACACCTGCGCTCAGATCGCTGGCCCCATGGCCTGA
- a CDS encoding lysophospholipid acyltransferase family protein, with the protein MIGRALAVGKRAILSLPCGLGVLALPLLVEVRVEGPRPHGPCVLAVTHSGGPDPLYVARAVGSWRTPALFSIDPRYPFLRPFYRALWRFEIREGEKEFNRRTLRAAVEHLQKGGQIMVFADGPDFRRGTLKPGAAVLARRAGVPVVPIGLENAHILPPQGEELALGPLFFHVVRSLRRKGWICVHFGAAVFPDPSLPERADVDRMMRLLERSFDRYHRRFVGLPGPVWPSTQREGG; encoded by the coding sequence ATGATCGGCCGCGCGCTCGCGGTGGGGAAACGCGCGATCCTCTCCCTGCCCTGCGGCCTGGGGGTGTTGGCCCTCCCGCTCTTGGTCGAGGTTCGGGTCGAGGGGCCTCGCCCCCATGGGCCATGTGTGCTCGCCGTGACGCACAGCGGGGGGCCCGATCCCCTCTACGTGGCGAGGGCTGTAGGTTCATGGCGCACCCCGGCCCTGTTCTCGATCGACCCGCGCTATCCCTTCCTGCGCCCGTTCTACAGGGCACTCTGGCGGTTCGAGATCCGCGAAGGAGAGAAGGAGTTCAACCGGCGGACCCTCCGCGCGGCCGTGGAGCACCTCCAGAAGGGGGGGCAGATCATGGTCTTCGCCGATGGCCCGGACTTCCGGCGCGGGACACTCAAGCCGGGGGCGGCCGTCCTGGCGCGCCGGGCGGGGGTCCCCGTTGTCCCGATCGGCCTCGAGAACGCGCACATCCTCCCCCCTCAAGGAGAGGAGCTCGCCCTGGGGCCGCTCTTTTTCCATGTCGTTCGATCGTTGCGCCGCAAGGGCTGGATTTGCGTGCACTTCGGTGCGGCCGTGTTTCCGGATCCTTCCCTCCCCGAGCGGGCGGACGTGGATCGGATGATGCGCCTGTTGGAGAGGAGCTTCGACCGCTACCACCGGCGCTTCGTGGGGCTCCCCGGACCCGTCTGGCCTAGCACGCAGCGAGAAGGTGGGTGA
- a CDS encoding NTPase encodes MKIAVTGNPGVGKSTLVRQVVEDVPLSYGGMVTAEIRKCGRRVGFSVRDLATGAEGILAHLHLAAGPSCGRYRLNLRDLDEIGAQAIERAIEGARLVVVDEVGPMELHSPRFVRAVDRALEEAQNLLVTVHRASNHPLAYRIRHGADRVVHLTRGNRDQTAEEVTHLLAAC; translated from the coding sequence ATGAAGATCGCGGTGACGGGGAATCCAGGCGTCGGGAAGTCCACCCTCGTCCGACAGGTCGTGGAGGACGTGCCGCTCTCGTATGGCGGCATGGTCACGGCCGAGATCAGGAAGTGCGGCCGGCGGGTGGGGTTCTCCGTGCGCGACCTCGCCACGGGAGCGGAAGGGATCCTCGCCCACCTTCATCTCGCCGCTGGACCGTCGTGTGGGCGGTACCGCCTCAACCTCCGCGATCTCGATGAGATCGGCGCCCAGGCCATCGAACGGGCGATCGAAGGCGCGAGGCTCGTGGTGGTGGACGAGGTTGGGCCGATGGAGCTCCATTCCCCACGGTTCGTTCGCGCCGTGGACCGGGCTCTTGAGGAGGCCCAGAACCTCCTCGTCACCGTCCACCGCGCCTCAAACCATCCCCTCGCCTACCGGATCCGCCACGGGGCCGACCGCGTGGTCCACCTCACCCGAGGGAACCGTGACCAAACGGCCGAGGAGGTCACCCACCTTCTCGCTGCGTGCTAG
- a CDS encoding MFS transporter, with translation MPAPGSMLHNEVIEVMKMSRRSLGLRHLPRNIWAVGATSFLMDVSSEMVLNLLPLFLANVLGVGTTLIGVIEGVAEATASLVKVFSGWLSDRLGQRKWLAVAGYALSAAAKPFLYIASSWEAVAGVRWADRVGKGIRTAPRDALVADSIDEKRRGLAFGFHRAADTGGAMVGILGALAAVWMTQGGVGQLTATTFRTVVLVSLVPAGLAVVVLALGAREVGAARSARPPIRFRALGRPFLVFLGIVGLFELGNSADAFLVLRAQTLGTNVLGILGMLAAFNLVYTLVSTPAGALSDRIPRRTVIVAGWVVYAGIYLGLGLAGAVWNMWVLYTVYGAYYGAAYGTAKALVADLVPVELRGTAYGTYSLVVGAMDLPASVIAGALWQSMGPGAPFFFGAAVALLAAGALWIWGRSRVDQAG, from the coding sequence ATGCCCGCTCCAGGTTCGATGCTCCACAACGAGGTGATCGAGGTGATGAAGATGAGCAGGCGCTCGCTGGGGCTGCGGCACCTGCCGCGGAACATCTGGGCGGTGGGCGCAACGAGCTTCCTGATGGACGTGTCGAGCGAGATGGTCCTCAACTTGCTCCCCCTGTTCCTGGCCAATGTGCTCGGCGTGGGGACAACCCTCATCGGCGTGATCGAAGGGGTGGCCGAGGCCACTGCCTCGCTCGTCAAGGTGTTCTCGGGCTGGCTCTCGGACCGGCTGGGGCAACGGAAGTGGCTCGCCGTGGCGGGCTACGCCCTCTCGGCCGCGGCGAAGCCGTTCTTGTACATCGCTTCGTCTTGGGAGGCGGTGGCCGGGGTGCGGTGGGCCGATCGGGTGGGCAAGGGGATCCGTACCGCGCCCCGCGATGCCCTTGTCGCGGATTCGATCGACGAGAAGCGGCGGGGGTTGGCGTTCGGCTTCCATCGGGCGGCGGACACGGGCGGGGCGATGGTCGGCATCCTCGGGGCCCTGGCGGCGGTGTGGATGACGCAGGGTGGGGTGGGGCAGCTCACCGCGACCACGTTCCGCACCGTCGTCCTGGTGAGCCTCGTCCCGGCAGGGTTGGCCGTGGTCGTCCTCGCCCTGGGGGCGCGCGAGGTGGGGGCGGCGAGGAGCGCACGCCCCCCCATCCGGTTCCGCGCCTTGGGGCGGCCGTTCCTCGTGTTCCTCGGGATCGTGGGCCTGTTCGAGCTCGGCAACTCCGCCGATGCCTTCCTCGTCCTGCGCGCCCAGACCCTGGGCACGAACGTGCTCGGCATCCTCGGCATGCTTGCCGCGTTCAACCTCGTCTACACCCTCGTCTCCACCCCCGCCGGCGCCCTCTCCGATCGCATCCCCCGGCGGACGGTGATCGTGGCCGGGTGGGTCGTCTACGCCGGGATCTACCTGGGCCTCGGCCTCGCCGGCGCGGTGTGGAACATGTGGGTCCTGTACACCGTGTACGGGGCGTACTACGGCGCTGCCTACGGGACAGCGAAGGCGCTGGTCGCAGACCTCGTGCCCGTCGAGCTACGCGGCACAGCGTACGGGACCTACAGCCTGGTGGTGGGGGCGATGGACCTCCCGGCATCCGTGATCGCGGGCGCGCTCTGGCAGAGCATGGGCCCGGGGGCGCCGTTCTTCTTCGGCGCCGCCGTCGCCCTCCTCGCTGCGGGCGCGCTCTGGATCTGGGGGAGGTCCCGCGTGGACCAGGCGGGGTGA
- a CDS encoding MGDG synthase family glycosyltransferase → MIRIGFLMSDTGGGHRAAGKAIEAALHHLYPNAFQCEYFDVFRRCGLPPFCWAPEIYPWWVAHHQPSYDFFVSQTDRLLATRLGRRGLPSWVLRKGPCLKALANWQAMVVLHAGFSGYAVAVRRAAQREIPLLTVITDMASPHSGWFHPDVERCLVPTPSAIERGLKLGLAPDKLRLVGHPAHPKFALLTQTKAEARDELGWDHDLPTALVVSGAEGMGAMEALARSLDGLGVQLAIVAGRNEALAARLRAVPWQNPAHVYGFVTNMEILMRAADVLIGKPGPGVIAEAAIMGLPMILTGGMVNELANVRFVTEAGAGVYAKRPEEVRAALAGWISSPDELARRREATQKIAYPNASLEVAHEIAALARAAGAGPA, encoded by the coding sequence ATGATTCGAATTGGATTCCTCATGTCGGACACGGGCGGCGGCCATCGCGCGGCCGGGAAGGCGATCGAGGCCGCGCTCCACCACCTCTATCCGAACGCGTTCCAGTGCGAGTACTTCGACGTCTTCCGCCGCTGCGGGCTGCCCCCGTTCTGCTGGGCGCCGGAGATCTACCCGTGGTGGGTGGCCCACCACCAGCCGTCCTACGATTTCTTCGTCTCCCAGACGGATCGGCTCCTCGCGACGCGGCTCGGCCGTCGGGGCCTTCCCTCCTGGGTCCTCCGCAAGGGGCCCTGCCTCAAGGCCCTCGCGAACTGGCAGGCGATGGTCGTCCTCCACGCTGGGTTCAGCGGGTACGCCGTGGCCGTCCGCCGCGCGGCCCAGAGGGAGATCCCCCTCCTCACCGTGATCACGGACATGGCCTCCCCCCACAGCGGGTGGTTCCACCCCGACGTGGAGCGGTGCCTCGTCCCCACCCCGAGCGCGATCGAGAGGGGGCTGAAGCTGGGCTTGGCTCCGGACAAGCTGCGGCTCGTCGGCCACCCGGCGCACCCCAAGTTCGCCCTCCTCACCCAGACGAAGGCCGAGGCCCGGGATGAGCTCGGGTGGGACCACGACCTCCCCACGGCCCTCGTCGTGAGCGGGGCAGAGGGGATGGGGGCGATGGAGGCGCTCGCCCGGTCCCTCGACGGCCTGGGGGTGCAGCTCGCGATCGTCGCCGGGAGGAACGAGGCCCTCGCCGCCCGGTTGCGGGCTGTCCCGTGGCAGAACCCGGCCCACGTATACGGGTTCGTGACGAACATGGAGATCCTCATGCGAGCGGCGGACGTCCTCATCGGGAAGCCTGGGCCGGGGGTGATCGCCGAGGCGGCGATCATGGGCCTCCCGATGATTCTCACCGGGGGGATGGTGAACGAGCTCGCCAACGTCCGGTTCGTGACGGAGGCCGGGGCGGGCGTGTACGCGAAGAGGCCGGAGGAGGTGCGGGCCGCCCTCGCAGGTTGGATCTCCTCCCCCGACGAGCTCGCCCGCCGGAGGGAGGCTACCCAGAAGATCGCGTACCCCAACGCTTCGCTCGAGGTCGCCCACGAGATCGCTGCCCTCGCCCGTGCGGCGGGAGCGGGTCCGGCCTGA
- a CDS encoding YbaN family protein yields MRRERVRPDRVASPKDQRLVLIAGGLLCVGLAVLGWILPIVPATPFLILAAWCFAHSSPRLHRWLIGNRLFGRYLRDYEEGRGLPWTWKVGSLLLVWGSVAVSAVFIARTAWLRLLLVAMALGTTWYTLRLPTRRG; encoded by the coding sequence GTGCGGCGGGAGCGGGTCCGGCCTGATCGCGTGGCCTCCCCCAAGGATCAGCGGCTCGTCCTCATCGCGGGCGGCCTCCTCTGTGTTGGGTTGGCGGTTCTCGGCTGGATCCTCCCCATCGTCCCCGCGACCCCGTTTCTCATCCTCGCCGCGTGGTGTTTCGCCCACAGCTCCCCCCGCCTCCACCGATGGCTCATCGGGAATCGCCTGTTCGGACGCTACCTCCGCGACTACGAGGAAGGGCGTGGGCTCCCCTGGACGTGGAAGGTTGGCTCGCTCCTTCTCGTGTGGGGCTCGGTCGCGGTCTCCGCGGTGTTCATCGCCCGCACGGCGTGGCTCCGCCTCCTCCTCGTGGCGATGGCCCTCGGCACGACGTGGTACACCCTCCGCCTCCCCACCCGTCGGGGGTAG
- a CDS encoding immunoglobulin domain-containing protein produces the protein MRMRAVVAVLVVLGMGAFLAGCDKGTPPTISTPPTAQTACVGGKVTFSVTAAGKAPLSYQWKKDGTAISGATNATYTIGSVAAGDAGSYTVVVTNAAGSITSAAAVLTVNVPPTITAQPAAQSACLGKSVLFSVTATGTPPFSYQWKKDGTTIAGATTAIYTIPAVTNADEGTYTVVVTNGCGSVTSTPAALSLGAAPTITSEPTAQTVCAGQPVEFTVAATGTPPLTYQWLKDGGEIGGATAATYTISAAASTDAGAYSATVANSCGTVTSRAAALTVGTAPTITAQPASQAAVAGSSATFSVTATGTPPFSYQWQRDNADIAGATEPSYTIPAVASADAGSYTVVVTNPCGSATSDPALLTVTPAATEPVPPPAVTGPFITVNGHPLDRAAFDSMRESILDYYAQLYAQFGIDIEVFRAGARGRLFDLDLDLTALTAVITRGLVEAEAERLGVVITGEETEAEFQKQYQAMLDTYGMAEQDLVDYFAIYGGTLEEFKEEGRASVTEQLLYAAVQQAVVGPIELSEDELRAYFEEHKADYSTEEQIEASHILVATAEEAQAILDELARGADFAELARTRSTDTGSAAQGGALGWFGRGVMAPEFEEAAFALEVGETSGIVQTDFGFHIIRVTDRRAASEPEFEEVADRVRADAERAIARERFDAWLKAAREEATVVISDPILEAMYLKDLDLDRGIAAFERIRDEGVVEEEYISFIIGSLYEEKMASLQSEIELLTTQLPEGPEREAEIARVEGEVEKARQAALAAYQEALKAFPDDEDVQERISVLEGKEALPR, from the coding sequence ATGCGGATGCGCGCGGTTGTGGCAGTTCTCGTTGTCCTCGGGATGGGGGCCTTTCTCGCTGGCTGCGACAAGGGAACTCCCCCCACGATTTCCACTCCGCCCACGGCCCAGACGGCCTGCGTGGGGGGGAAGGTCACGTTCAGCGTGACGGCGGCTGGCAAGGCGCCCCTCTCCTACCAGTGGAAGAAGGACGGGACAGCGATCTCAGGGGCGACCAACGCCACCTATACGATCGGCTCCGTCGCGGCGGGAGATGCGGGGAGCTACACGGTGGTCGTGACCAACGCTGCGGGCAGCATCACCTCGGCGGCGGCCGTGCTCACCGTGAACGTTCCTCCCACCATCACCGCCCAGCCCGCTGCCCAATCGGCCTGTCTGGGGAAGTCTGTCTTGTTCAGCGTTACCGCCACGGGAACCCCGCCCTTCTCCTACCAGTGGAAGAAGGACGGGACCACCATCGCTGGCGCTACGACCGCGATCTATACGATCCCCGCTGTGACCAACGCTGATGAGGGGACCTACACCGTGGTGGTCACGAACGGCTGTGGCAGCGTGACCTCGACCCCCGCCGCCCTCTCCCTGGGCGCCGCCCCCACGATCACCTCCGAGCCCACGGCCCAGACCGTGTGCGCCGGCCAGCCTGTTGAGTTCACCGTGGCCGCCACGGGAACCCCTCCCCTCACCTACCAGTGGCTGAAGGATGGGGGGGAGATCGGCGGCGCCACGGCTGCGACCTACACCATCTCCGCCGCTGCCTCCACGGACGCCGGGGCCTACTCCGCCACGGTGGCCAATAGCTGTGGGACGGTGACCTCGCGCGCCGCTGCGCTCACCGTGGGCACCGCTCCCACCATCACGGCCCAGCCCGCATCCCAGGCCGCCGTCGCCGGGAGCTCTGCCACGTTCAGCGTCACCGCCACGGGAACTCCGCCCTTCTCCTACCAGTGGCAGCGGGACAACGCCGACATCGCGGGCGCAACGGAGCCGAGCTACACGATCCCTGCCGTCGCCAGCGCGGATGCCGGTAGCTACACCGTGGTCGTCACGAACCCGTGCGGGAGCGCCACCTCGGACCCCGCCCTGCTCACCGTGACCCCCGCCGCCACGGAGCCGGTACCGCCTCCCGCCGTGACGGGCCCGTTCATCACCGTCAATGGCCATCCCCTCGACCGCGCGGCGTTCGACAGCATGCGGGAATCCATCCTCGATTACTACGCCCAGCTGTACGCTCAGTTCGGGATCGACATCGAGGTCTTCCGCGCTGGCGCGCGGGGCCGCCTGTTCGACCTCGACCTCGACCTGACCGCCCTCACCGCTGTCATCACCCGCGGCCTCGTTGAAGCCGAGGCGGAGCGGCTGGGGGTCGTCATCACGGGGGAGGAGACCGAGGCCGAGTTCCAGAAGCAGTACCAGGCGATGCTCGACACGTACGGAATGGCTGAGCAGGACCTCGTTGACTACTTCGCGATCTACGGCGGGACCCTGGAGGAGTTCAAGGAAGAGGGGCGGGCGAGCGTGACTGAGCAGCTCCTCTACGCCGCGGTTCAACAAGCGGTGGTGGGCCCGATCGAGCTCTCCGAGGATGAGCTCCGCGCGTACTTTGAGGAACACAAGGCCGACTACAGCACCGAGGAGCAGATCGAGGCCTCGCACATCCTCGTCGCTACCGCGGAGGAAGCGCAGGCGATCCTCGATGAGCTCGCTCGCGGCGCTGACTTCGCCGAGCTCGCCCGCACCCGGTCCACGGATACCGGCAGCGCCGCCCAGGGCGGGGCGCTCGGGTGGTTCGGGCGCGGGGTGATGGCCCCCGAGTTCGAGGAGGCGGCGTTCGCCCTTGAGGTCGGGGAGACGAGCGGCATCGTCCAGACCGATTTTGGGTTCCACATCATCCGCGTCACCGACCGTCGCGCCGCGAGCGAGCCCGAGTTCGAAGAAGTGGCGGACCGCGTGCGGGCCGACGCCGAGCGCGCGATCGCGCGGGAGAGGTTCGATGCCTGGCTGAAGGCAGCCCGCGAGGAGGCGACGGTCGTCATCTCTGACCCCATCCTCGAGGCGATGTACCTGAAGGACCTGGACCTCGACCGCGGGATCGCCGCGTTCGAGAGGATCCGGGACGAGGGGGTGGTCGAGGAGGAGTACATCTCGTTCATCATCGGCTCCCTGTACGAGGAGAAGATGGCGTCGCTCCAGTCCGAGATTGAGCTCCTCACGACGCAGCTCCCCGAGGGCCCCGAGCGCGAGGCCGAGATCGCCCGGGTGGAGGGGGAGGTCGAGAAAGCGCGTCAGGCCGCCCTCGCCGCCTATCAGGAGGCCCTGAAGGCTTTCCCCGACGACGAGGATGTCCAGGAGCGGATCAGCGTGCTGGAGGGGAAGGAGGCCCTCCCGCGCTAG
- a CDS encoding PKD domain-containing protein → MKRWWAVVMGGTLFLSGCTRVAPDPCRGVAPPVATFRVSPEEGELPLLVTFDAGDSFASEGQIVGYQWEFGDGVTGTGPVVQHVFDRDPDGLEEQEFPVTLTVTQESATEGGVCRRTSPAMRVLRYGKSYPLDVVRWELGPEYYGSLIEGVVRNASADQRVTHAEVYARFYREPGHVLVGEAHRELWDIRPGEERSFMIPTYLWPWQFDWVELRTEAFTAQP, encoded by the coding sequence ATGAAGCGATGGTGGGCCGTGGTGATGGGAGGGACGCTTTTCCTTTCCGGTTGCACCCGCGTGGCGCCCGATCCGTGCCGGGGGGTGGCTCCCCCCGTGGCGACGTTCCGCGTTTCCCCCGAGGAAGGGGAGCTCCCCCTTCTGGTGACGTTCGACGCCGGGGACTCATTCGCGAGCGAGGGACAGATCGTCGGGTACCAGTGGGAGTTCGGGGACGGGGTGACAGGCACCGGTCCCGTCGTGCAGCACGTGTTCGACCGGGATCCCGACGGGCTTGAGGAACAGGAGTTCCCCGTCACCCTCACCGTAACCCAGGAGTCGGCGACGGAGGGGGGCGTGTGCCGCCGCACCTCCCCGGCGATGCGCGTCCTGCGCTACGGGAAAAGCTACCCCCTGGACGTGGTGCGGTGGGAGCTTGGGCCCGAGTACTACGGATCCCTCATCGAGGGGGTCGTGCGCAACGCGAGCGCGGACCAGCGCGTGACCCATGCCGAAGTCTACGCCCGCTTCTACCGCGAGCCGGGCCACGTGCTCGTGGGCGAGGCGCACCGGGAGCTCTGGGACATCCGACCAGGTGAGGAGCGGTCCTTCATGATCCCGACCTACCTCTGGCCGTGGCAGTTCGATTGGGTCGAGCTCCGCACGGAGGCCTTCACCGCCCAGCCCTGA
- a CDS encoding TIGR00730 family Rossman fold protein — MAARRGEREYVTDALAENGWHMFRILGEFAAGFEALAGVERAVAVFGSARDGLRPAYYRAAEALGAALAKAGYAVLTGGGPGIMEAANKGAFEAGGESIGLSIYTPHEQAPNPYQTRALSFRYFFVRKVMLVTYASAFVVFPGGYGTLDELFEALTLIQTLKVRPFPIYLVGSEFWKGLMDWITGPLAAQGTIGADDPRLVRVVDDVQGIPAGIEAYHRRADHGGFAVPEEA, encoded by the coding sequence ATGGCGGCACGACGCGGGGAGCGGGAGTACGTGACGGACGCGCTGGCGGAGAACGGTTGGCACATGTTCCGGATCCTGGGGGAGTTCGCCGCCGGGTTCGAGGCCCTGGCAGGCGTGGAACGAGCGGTGGCCGTGTTCGGGTCCGCCCGCGATGGCCTCCGCCCCGCGTACTACCGCGCCGCCGAGGCCCTCGGGGCCGCGCTCGCCAAGGCAGGGTACGCCGTCCTCACCGGCGGGGGACCGGGGATCATGGAGGCGGCGAACAAGGGCGCGTTCGAGGCAGGGGGGGAGAGCATCGGCCTCAGCATCTACACGCCCCACGAACAGGCCCCCAACCCATACCAAACCCGTGCCCTCTCGTTCCGCTACTTCTTCGTGCGCAAGGTGATGCTCGTCACGTACGCGTCCGCGTTCGTGGTGTTCCCGGGCGGCTACGGAACGCTCGACGAGTTGTTCGAAGCCCTGACCCTCATCCAAACCCTCAAGGTCCGTCCGTTCCCGATCTATTTGGTGGGGAGCGAGTTCTGGAAAGGCTTGATGGACTGGATCACGGGCCCGCTCGCTGCCCAGGGGACGATCGGGGCCGACGACCCGCGCCTGGTCCGGGTGGTGGACGATGTCCAGGGAATCCCGGCGGGCATCGAGGCCTACCATCGCCGGGCCGATCATGGCGGGTTCGCGGTGCCCGAGGAGGCATGA
- the malQ gene encoding 4-alpha-glucanotransferase produces MELPRSFGIVLHPTSFPGRWGIGSLGAEARGFLDWLSAAGGRWWQVLPLGPTGYGDSPYQSFSAFAGNPYLLDPEEFRARGWLPAGELPSFPEERVDFGRIYETRWPLLRRAYAGFLRHGSWGEKRDLGRFSRCEDDWLPDYALFMALKAQFRGAPWSSWPAELAHRAPRSLSAARRALAEDVGFHAWTQWRFHLAWDAVRAHARERGVGIIGDMPIFVSHDSADVWAHPEFYHLDQGGNPTVVAGVPPDYFSATGQRWGNPLYRWDVLAADGFRWWIARVRHALRTCDLVRIDHFRGFEAYWEIPATEPTAIHGRWVPAPGEALLAAIRASLGDVPIVAEDLGVITPAVEALRDRFGLPGMRVLQFAFQGGDDNPHLPHNYPEHGRVLVYTGTHDNDTARGWFRTAPAMERERARAYLAGNGIRLERDEDAPGALIRLALGSRAALALIPLQDVLGLDSSARMNRPGRPEGNWTWRYRSGALTQTAAQELRTLGTEAARVAPFGPVR; encoded by the coding sequence ATGGAACTGCCACGGTCGTTCGGGATCGTGCTTCACCCCACGAGCTTCCCCGGCCGGTGGGGGATCGGGTCCCTCGGCGCGGAGGCGCGGGGGTTCCTCGATTGGCTCAGCGCGGCGGGCGGCCGGTGGTGGCAAGTCCTCCCCCTCGGCCCGACCGGGTACGGAGATTCGCCCTACCAGTCCTTCTCCGCGTTCGCAGGGAACCCGTACCTCCTCGACCCGGAGGAGTTCCGCGCCCGCGGCTGGCTCCCCGCGGGCGAGCTTCCGTCGTTCCCGGAGGAGAGGGTGGACTTCGGCCGGATCTACGAGACCCGCTGGCCCCTCCTCCGCCGCGCCTACGCTGGCTTCCTCCGCCATGGGTCGTGGGGGGAGAAGAGGGACCTCGGCCGATTCAGCCGCTGCGAGGACGACTGGCTCCCCGATTACGCCCTGTTCATGGCCCTCAAGGCCCAGTTCCGGGGAGCTCCCTGGTCGTCGTGGCCGGCCGAGCTCGCCCATCGCGCCCCGCGCTCCCTGTCCGCTGCCCGGCGCGCCCTCGCCGAGGACGTCGGATTCCATGCCTGGACCCAGTGGCGGTTTCACCTGGCATGGGATGCCGTGCGGGCGCATGCCCGCGAGCGGGGGGTCGGGATCATCGGCGACATGCCGATCTTCGTCTCCCACGACTCGGCCGATGTGTGGGCCCATCCAGAGTTCTACCACCTCGACCAGGGGGGGAACCCCACCGTCGTCGCCGGGGTCCCGCCGGACTACTTCAGCGCCACCGGGCAACGGTGGGGGAATCCCCTCTACCGGTGGGATGTGCTCGCGGCGGATGGGTTTCGGTGGTGGATCGCCCGCGTCCGCCACGCGCTCCGCACCTGTGACCTCGTGCGCATTGATCACTTTCGGGGATTCGAGGCGTACTGGGAGATCCCCGCCACCGAGCCGACCGCGATCCACGGGCGGTGGGTCCCGGCCCCCGGGGAGGCCCTCCTCGCTGCAATCCGGGCCTCCCTCGGCGACGTGCCGATCGTCGCCGAGGACCTCGGGGTGATTACCCCGGCGGTGGAGGCCCTCCGCGACCGGTTCGGGCTTCCCGGGATGCGGGTCCTCCAGTTCGCGTTCCAGGGCGGGGACGACAATCCCCACCTCCCCCACAATTACCCCGAACACGGACGGGTCCTCGTCTACACGGGCACCCACGATAACGACACGGCCCGCGGCTGGTTCCGGACCGCCCCCGCGATGGAGCGGGAGCGGGCCCGGGCCTACCTCGCTGGGAACGGGATCCGCCTCGAGCGGGACGAGGACGCGCCAGGGGCGTTGATCCGCCTTGCCCTGGGATCCCGGGCTGCCCTGGCGCTGATCCCCCTCCAGGATGTGCTGGGTCTGGATAGTTCAGCTCGCATGAACCGCCCCGGCCGACCGGAGGGGAACTGGACCTGGCGGTACAGGAGCGGAGCGCTGACCCAGACTGCCGCACAGGAGCTGCGGACCCTCGGCACGGAAGCGGCGCGGGTTGCCCCGTTCGGTCCCGTTCGGTAG